The proteins below come from a single Paraburkholderia flagellata genomic window:
- a CDS encoding gluconate 2-dehydrogenase subunit 3 family protein, translating to MSESPLTTRRGFLRTAAVLVPASALAGCEGGKQPSSETATAGSAASAPNARPEAVQAAAYKPRFFDAREWAFVEAAADRLIPADSEGPGALEAGVPEFIDRQMDTPYAHGALWYMQGPFQQGAPELGYQLKLVPRDIYRLGIKAVNTYCTTAYAKDFDALDASTRDSVLSALEAGKVELDGVPASVFFGQLLQNTREGYFCDPIHGGNRNMAAWKMIGFPGARADFMDFVNQNGKPYPYGPVSINGERT from the coding sequence ATGTCTGAATCTCCTCTCACGACACGCCGCGGTTTCCTACGCACGGCAGCGGTGCTCGTACCCGCCAGCGCACTGGCGGGCTGCGAGGGCGGCAAGCAGCCGTCGAGCGAAACCGCCACGGCGGGCAGCGCCGCCTCTGCGCCGAACGCGAGGCCCGAAGCCGTGCAGGCCGCCGCCTACAAGCCGCGCTTCTTCGACGCGCGCGAGTGGGCCTTTGTCGAAGCCGCCGCCGACCGCCTGATTCCCGCCGATTCCGAAGGCCCCGGCGCGCTGGAAGCGGGCGTCCCCGAATTCATCGACCGGCAGATGGACACGCCCTACGCGCACGGCGCGCTCTGGTACATGCAGGGACCATTCCAGCAAGGCGCGCCCGAACTCGGCTACCAGTTGAAGCTCGTGCCGCGCGACATCTACCGGCTCGGCATCAAGGCCGTGAACACGTACTGCACGACGGCGTATGCCAAGGACTTCGACGCGCTCGACGCCAGCACTCGCGACAGCGTGCTCAGCGCGCTCGAAGCGGGCAAGGTCGAACTGGACGGCGTGCCTGCCTCCGTGTTCTTCGGCCAGTTGCTGCAGAACACGCGCGAAGGCTACTTCTGCGACCCGATCCACGGCGGCAACCGCAACATGGCCGCGTGGAAGATGATCGGCTTCCCCGGCGCACGCGCCGACTTCATGGATTTCGTGAACCAGAACGGCAAGCCTTATCCGTACGGCCCGGTCTCGATCAACGGAGAGCGTACGTAA
- a CDS encoding dihydrodipicolinate synthase family protein, whose product MNVSPIVESEFASTVMAVPPLARRPDFSLDVEQNRKLIRHMEAGGIRTLLYGGNANLYHVAVSEFRELLDMLADLTAPETRVIPAIGPDYGKMLDQARILAQTQYKTAMVLPLSGFTTPAGVEAGLTRIADTAGIPLTLYIKSEDYVDVDTLVRLIDRGTLIAVKYAIVRADPANDPYLRRLLQSVPASKVVSGMGERPALVHVRDFGLAAWTTGSGCIASNAIMALLKAAKEGRAEEAQRLYDAFMPLETLRDNISLIRVLHDAVTLSGIADMGPILPLLSQSPAEALPAIGDAAKALLAFEQKLAASAQTANA is encoded by the coding sequence ATGAACGTGTCCCCGATTGTCGAGAGCGAATTCGCCTCGACTGTGATGGCAGTGCCGCCGCTCGCACGCCGCCCCGACTTCTCCCTCGACGTTGAACAGAACCGCAAGCTGATCCGCCATATGGAAGCGGGCGGTATCCGCACGCTGCTGTACGGCGGCAATGCGAACCTGTACCACGTCGCCGTGAGCGAATTCCGTGAGTTGCTTGACATGCTCGCCGACCTCACCGCGCCCGAAACGCGCGTGATTCCGGCTATCGGTCCCGACTACGGCAAGATGCTCGACCAGGCGCGCATCCTCGCGCAAACGCAGTACAAGACGGCCATGGTGCTGCCGCTCTCCGGCTTCACCACGCCCGCAGGTGTGGAAGCGGGCCTCACGCGCATCGCCGACACCGCCGGCATTCCGCTCACGCTCTATATCAAGAGCGAAGACTATGTCGACGTGGACACGCTCGTGCGCCTGATCGACCGCGGCACGCTGATCGCGGTGAAGTACGCGATCGTGCGCGCCGATCCGGCGAACGACCCGTACCTGCGCCGCCTGCTGCAAAGCGTGCCGGCTTCGAAGGTGGTCTCGGGCATGGGCGAGCGTCCGGCGCTGGTTCACGTGCGCGACTTCGGTCTGGCCGCCTGGACCACGGGCTCGGGCTGTATCGCTTCGAACGCCATCATGGCGCTGCTGAAGGCCGCGAAGGAAGGCCGTGCGGAAGAAGCGCAACGCCTCTACGATGCTTTCATGCCGCTCGAAACGCTGCGCGACAACATCTCGCTCATCCGCGTGCTGCATGACGCCGTGACGCTTTCGGGCATCGCCGACATGGGCCCGATCCTGCCACTGCTCTCGCAGTCGCCCGCCGAGGCGCTGCCGGCGATCGGCGACGCGGCCAAGGCGCTGCTCGCATTCGAGCAGAAGCTGGCCGCTTCGGCCCAGACCGCGAACGCCTGA
- a CDS encoding aldehyde dehydrogenase (NADP(+)): protein MQITGAMLLGAQAVHGAAGEMRAFAPALGQEIEPSFGLGGKAEVARACELAAQAFDAFRAAPHETRARLLEAIAERILGIGEALIERAHLESALPKARLEGERGRTVGQLRLFASLVRDGRWCGAVLDSALPERKPLPRSDLRAHRIPVGPVAVFGASNFPLAFSVAGGDTASALAAGCPVVVKAHLAHPGTSELVGRAIQQAVADVGLPEGVFSLVFGGGNEAGETLVAHPAIKAVGFTGSRRGGLALSHIAAARPEPIPVYAEMSSINPMFVLPAALAARGEALAQGFVDSLTMGVGQFCTNPGLVLAIDSPELDRFVKAASSALTQKPSQSMLTAGIASTYGEAVAARKQLPGIENLAEGTKTDAHCDALPVLFKASAEQFLAQHALSDEIFGPTSVVVACRDEAELARVAEHLEGQLTATLHIDRDDYGMAARLMPILERKAGRILANGFPTGVEVSYAMVHGGPFPATSDARTTSVGAMAIERFLRPVCYQDLPAELLPVTLQNDNPLALWRLRDGELVKK, encoded by the coding sequence ATGCAGATTACTGGAGCAATGCTGCTGGGCGCGCAAGCGGTGCACGGCGCGGCGGGCGAGATGCGCGCCTTCGCGCCCGCGCTCGGTCAGGAGATCGAGCCGTCGTTCGGCCTCGGCGGCAAGGCCGAAGTCGCGCGCGCTTGTGAACTCGCGGCACAGGCGTTCGACGCCTTCCGCGCGGCCCCGCACGAAACGCGTGCGCGCCTGCTCGAAGCGATCGCCGAACGCATTCTCGGCATCGGCGAGGCGCTGATCGAGCGCGCGCATCTCGAATCCGCGCTGCCCAAGGCGCGCCTGGAAGGCGAGCGCGGCCGCACGGTCGGTCAGCTGCGTCTTTTCGCGTCGCTCGTGCGCGACGGCCGCTGGTGCGGCGCCGTGCTCGACTCGGCGCTGCCGGAGCGCAAGCCGCTGCCGCGCTCGGACCTGCGCGCGCATCGCATCCCGGTCGGCCCCGTGGCCGTGTTCGGCGCGAGCAACTTCCCGCTGGCGTTTTCGGTGGCGGGCGGCGATACGGCTTCGGCGCTGGCCGCCGGCTGCCCGGTCGTCGTGAAGGCTCACCTCGCGCACCCCGGCACCTCGGAACTCGTGGGTCGTGCGATCCAGCAGGCCGTGGCTGACGTTGGTCTGCCTGAAGGCGTGTTCTCGCTCGTCTTCGGCGGCGGCAATGAAGCGGGCGAAACGCTCGTGGCGCATCCGGCCATCAAGGCCGTGGGCTTCACGGGTTCGCGCCGCGGCGGTCTCGCGCTCTCGCACATCGCGGCTGCGCGCCCCGAGCCGATTCCGGTCTACGCCGAAATGAGCAGCATCAACCCGATGTTCGTGCTGCCCGCGGCGCTGGCCGCTCGCGGCGAAGCGCTCGCGCAAGGCTTCGTGGATTCGCTCACGATGGGCGTGGGCCAGTTCTGCACGAACCCGGGCCTCGTGCTCGCCATCGACTCGCCTGAACTCGACCGCTTCGTGAAGGCGGCGAGCAGCGCGCTCACGCAGAAGCCCTCGCAAAGCATGTTGACGGCGGGCATCGCCTCGACGTATGGCGAAGCCGTTGCCGCGCGCAAGCAGTTGCCTGGCATCGAGAACCTGGCCGAAGGCACGAAGACGGACGCGCATTGCGACGCGCTGCCGGTGCTCTTCAAGGCCAGCGCCGAGCAGTTCCTCGCGCAGCACGCGTTGTCGGACGAGATTTTCGGGCCGACCTCGGTAGTCGTGGCATGCCGCGACGAAGCCGAACTCGCGCGCGTGGCGGAGCACCTCGAAGGCCAGCTCACGGCGACGCTGCACATCGACCGCGACGACTACGGGATGGCCGCGCGCCTGATGCCGATTCTCGAGCGCAAGGCCGGCCGCATTCTCGCGAATGGCTTCCCGACGGGCGTCGAGGTGTCGTATGCGATGGTCCACGGCGGCCCGTTCCCGGCCACCTCGGACGCGCGCACGACTTCGGTGGGCGCGATGGCGATCGAGCGTTTCCTGCGTCCGGTCTGCTACCAGGACCTGCCGGCTGAACTTCTGCCGGTCACACTGCAGAACGACAATCCGCTCGCGCTGTGGCGTTTGCGCGACGGCGAGCTGGTGAAGAAGTAA
- a CDS encoding ABC transporter substrate-binding protein gives MSAAKADPVSLNIVDVAGNLQLTQKAFEAFKAKNPNLVSNITYTNAPAPQLPGKIKAMQAAGRADIDLVLTGTDALAAGIEQNLWMKLLPDQQAALPGVLDKYAPGPRKMQDLAQGYGLEVSYMPAGPLIEYNPAKVAKPPQTPQELLAWCKANPGKLIYARPANSGPGRTFLMGLPYLLGDKNPQDPINGWDKTWAFLKELNSCVPYYPGGTSAVMKELGEGTRDMTVTVTGWDINPRALGIVPADFKVQAFNNMTWVNDAHFMVVPKGVSKEKLAVLLKLMNFMLEPQQQAMTYDDGYFYPGPAVKDVTLQMAPKESQDVIAKYGRPEYAKWLTAYPHVQPLSAQAMVAAFQKWDREVGSQKSQ, from the coding sequence ATGAGCGCGGCCAAGGCCGATCCCGTTTCCCTGAACATAGTCGACGTGGCCGGTAACCTGCAGCTCACGCAGAAGGCTTTCGAAGCGTTCAAGGCGAAAAACCCGAATCTCGTCTCCAATATCACCTACACCAACGCGCCCGCGCCGCAGTTGCCTGGCAAGATCAAGGCGATGCAGGCCGCCGGCCGCGCCGACATCGATCTCGTGCTAACAGGCACCGACGCGCTCGCCGCCGGCATCGAACAGAATTTGTGGATGAAGCTGCTGCCGGATCAGCAGGCAGCGCTGCCGGGCGTGCTCGACAAGTACGCGCCGGGCCCGCGCAAGATGCAGGACCTCGCGCAAGGCTATGGTCTCGAAGTGTCGTATATGCCGGCCGGTCCGCTGATCGAATACAACCCGGCCAAGGTCGCCAAGCCGCCGCAAACGCCGCAGGAACTGCTGGCGTGGTGCAAGGCGAACCCCGGCAAGCTGATCTATGCGCGTCCGGCCAATTCGGGTCCGGGCCGCACGTTCCTGATGGGCCTGCCGTATCTGCTCGGCGACAAGAATCCGCAAGACCCGATCAACGGCTGGGACAAGACCTGGGCGTTCCTGAAGGAGCTGAACTCGTGCGTGCCGTACTACCCGGGCGGCACCTCGGCCGTGATGAAGGAACTGGGCGAAGGCACGCGTGACATGACGGTGACCGTGACGGGCTGGGACATCAACCCGCGCGCGCTCGGCATCGTGCCGGCCGACTTCAAGGTGCAGGCGTTCAACAACATGACATGGGTGAACGACGCCCACTTCATGGTCGTGCCGAAGGGCGTCTCGAAAGAGAAGCTCGCGGTGCTGCTCAAGCTCATGAACTTCATGCTCGAGCCGCAGCAACAGGCCATGACGTATGACGACGGCTACTTCTACCCGGGCCCCGCAGTGAAGGATGTCACGCTACAGATGGCGCCGAAGGAAAGCCAGGACGTGATCGCGAAGTACGGCCGTCCCGAATACGCGAAATGGCTCACGGCCTATCCGCATGTCCAGCCGCTTTCCGCGCAGGCGATGGTCGCGGCGTTCCAGAAGTGGGACCGCGAAGTCGGTTCGCAGAAGTCGCAGTAA
- a CDS encoding ABC transporter ATP-binding protein: MKHSFDRLRLDSVCRSFTNAEGTQLAALRGLDLDIRRGEFIALLGPSGCGKSTALNCIAGLQPLTSGSIWLDDLRIDVLPPEKRGFGMVFQNYALFPHMTVLENVGFGLKMQGVPREEARRRAREALQLVQLVGHESKLPGQLSGGQQQRVAIARAIVIEPPLVLMDEPLSNLDTKLRIEMRAEIRRIHGQLERATIYVTHDQDEALSMADRIVVMKEGVVQQVATPKEVYSRPSNLHVARFMGFRNVLPFAITGEQGDHIAMSSSGITLTGVPMGELNGGEITVAMRPEDFERANAGDANAFDVEVEMVEYGGRDSLLLANAPFGKLWARVEGEFEAGERATLRVAPSHVLAYAERVS; encoded by the coding sequence ATGAAGCATTCTTTCGATCGTCTGCGCCTCGACTCGGTGTGCCGTAGCTTCACTAACGCGGAGGGGACGCAGCTCGCCGCGCTGCGTGGTCTCGACCTCGACATTCGCCGTGGCGAATTCATTGCGCTGCTCGGGCCTTCGGGCTGCGGAAAATCCACGGCGCTCAATTGCATTGCCGGTCTGCAACCGCTCACGAGCGGCAGCATCTGGCTGGACGACCTGCGTATCGATGTGCTGCCTCCCGAGAAGCGCGGCTTCGGCATGGTGTTCCAGAATTACGCGTTGTTCCCGCACATGACGGTGCTGGAAAACGTCGGCTTCGGCCTGAAGATGCAGGGTGTGCCGCGCGAGGAGGCCAGGCGCCGCGCGCGCGAAGCACTGCAGCTCGTGCAGCTCGTCGGTCACGAAAGCAAGCTGCCGGGCCAGCTTTCGGGCGGCCAGCAGCAGCGTGTGGCGATTGCCCGCGCGATCGTCATCGAGCCGCCTCTCGTGCTGATGGACGAGCCGCTCTCGAACCTCGACACCAAGCTGCGCATTGAAATGCGCGCGGAAATTCGCCGCATTCACGGCCAGCTCGAACGCGCCACCATTTACGTGACGCACGATCAGGACGAAGCGCTTTCGATGGCGGACCGCATCGTCGTGATGAAAGAGGGCGTCGTGCAGCAAGTGGCGACGCCGAAGGAAGTGTATAGCCGCCCGTCGAACCTGCACGTCGCGCGCTTCATGGGCTTTCGCAACGTGCTGCCGTTCGCGATCACCGGCGAGCAGGGCGACCACATCGCGATGTCGTCGTCGGGCATCACGCTGACCGGCGTGCCGATGGGTGAGCTTAACGGCGGCGAGATTACGGTCGCCATGCGTCCCGAAGATTTCGAGCGCGCCAACGCGGGCGATGCGAACGCTTTCGACGTGGAAGTGGAAATGGTCGAGTACGGCGGCCGCGATTCGCTGTTGCTCGCCAACGCGCCGTTCGGCAAGCTGTGGGCGCGCGTGGAAGGCGAATTCGAAGCCGGCGAGCGCGCCACGCTGCGCGTCGCGCCTTCGCACGTGCTGGCCTATGCGGAGCGTGTGTCGTGA
- a CDS encoding ABC transporter permease codes for MSTLIASLTRAPRDSRGWLITPALGFIIAMFLYPFAYGLVLSFKPMNGGGMFANYLQFIHDLSLWPTVFVTLKLAVPATIINVGLSLPVAFALRRKSPYQKLVTTLLVIPVTLGTVLIADGMLSYFGPNGWFPQALHALHLYTSEEIRLTHNYWGVLISLIVSGFPFAFLLTLSYVTGIDPTLARAAATLGAGPWQQFRQIYLPLLAPGLTMAACLSFVQAYSVFPSAVLLGAPAGPTRVISIAASEAAFESYDYSLASTIAIVMGFVQLIVVAAMLSAKRFFYSGPVSGGKG; via the coding sequence GTGAGCACGCTCATTGCGTCGCTGACCCGCGCGCCGCGCGATTCGCGCGGCTGGCTCATCACGCCTGCGCTCGGCTTCATCATCGCGATGTTCCTTTATCCGTTCGCCTACGGTCTCGTGCTGTCGTTCAAGCCGATGAACGGCGGCGGCATGTTCGCGAATTACCTGCAGTTCATTCACGACCTGTCGCTGTGGCCCACGGTATTCGTCACGCTCAAGCTGGCGGTGCCCGCGACCATCATCAACGTCGGGCTTTCGCTGCCGGTGGCATTTGCGCTGCGCCGCAAGTCGCCGTACCAGAAGCTCGTGACCACGCTGCTCGTGATTCCCGTCACGCTCGGCACGGTGCTGATCGCCGACGGCATGCTCAGCTACTTCGGCCCGAACGGCTGGTTCCCGCAGGCGCTGCACGCGCTGCATCTGTACACGAGCGAAGAGATTCGCCTCACGCACAACTACTGGGGCGTGCTGATCTCGCTGATCGTTTCGGGTTTCCCGTTCGCGTTTTTGCTCACGCTCTCCTACGTCACCGGCATCGACCCGACGCTTGCGCGCGCGGCGGCGACGCTCGGCGCAGGCCCGTGGCAGCAGTTCCGCCAGATCTATTTGCCGCTGCTCGCGCCCGGACTCACGATGGCCGCGTGCCTTTCGTTCGTGCAGGCGTATTCGGTGTTTCCTTCGGCAGTGCTGCTCGGTGCGCCCGCAGGTCCCACGCGCGTGATCTCCATCGCGGCTTCGGAAGCCGCGTTCGAGAGCTATGACTACTCGCTCGCCTCGACCATCGCGATCGTGATGGGCTTCGTGCAGTTGATCGTCGTGGCCGCGATGTTGAGCGCGAAGCGCTTCTTCTACTCGGGCCCGGTGAGCGGAGGGAAAGGCTGA
- a CDS encoding ABC transporter permease codes for MTAHQRNAAGLGTSAQASEERSTPAANAAQARPASRLPDVLWKVFVWGGVVFFLLNVVLLIATVGVNSIATRWFGTPLPQGFTLHWYAQAWRDFQLSSVLWVTFEVVGSVVLLSIALGVPAAYALARAQFPGKRIAMLVFLLPLMVPPVTYGIPMATAMYKFGLAGTLPGVILANLVPALPFVILVMTPFIEQIDPNLESAARIFGANTLRYFRYVLLPLLVPGMLAAGLLVLVRTIGMFELTFFTAGPDTQTLVVALYYAVFSTGVRAPQSIDAMAMIYMAITLAWVLVALQFVSPTQLVSRVKEQR; via the coding sequence ATGACCGCACATCAACGTAACGCGGCCGGCCTCGGCACGAGTGCGCAGGCAAGCGAAGAACGCTCCACGCCGGCCGCCAATGCTGCGCAGGCAAGGCCCGCTTCGCGCCTGCCCGACGTGCTCTGGAAAGTGTTCGTCTGGGGCGGTGTGGTGTTCTTCCTGCTCAACGTGGTGCTGCTGATCGCCACGGTGGGCGTGAACTCTATCGCCACGCGCTGGTTCGGCACGCCGCTGCCGCAAGGCTTCACACTGCACTGGTATGCGCAGGCGTGGCGCGACTTCCAGCTTTCGAGCGTGCTGTGGGTGACGTTCGAAGTGGTGGGCTCGGTCGTGCTGCTCTCCATCGCGCTGGGCGTGCCCGCCGCCTATGCTTTGGCGCGCGCGCAGTTTCCCGGCAAGCGCATTGCCATGCTCGTGTTCCTGCTGCCGCTCATGGTGCCGCCCGTCACGTACGGCATTCCGATGGCCACCGCCATGTACAAGTTCGGCCTCGCGGGCACGCTGCCCGGCGTGATCCTCGCGAACCTGGTGCCCGCGCTGCCGTTCGTGATCCTCGTGATGACGCCGTTCATCGAGCAGATCGATCCGAATCTCGAGTCGGCCGCGCGCATTTTCGGTGCGAACACGCTGCGCTATTTCCGTTATGTATTGCTGCCGCTTCTCGTGCCCGGGATGCTGGCGGCGGGGCTGCTCGTGCTCGTGCGCACGATCGGCATGTTCGAACTCACTTTCTTTACCGCCGGACCCGACACGCAAACGCTGGTGGTTGCGCTGTACTACGCCGTCTTCTCGACGGGCGTGCGTGCGCCGCAATCCATCGACGCCATGGCGATGATCTATATGGCCATCACGCTTGCGTGGGTGCTGGTCGCCCTGCAGTTCGTCAGCCCGACACAACTCGTGTCGCGCGTGAAGGAGCAACGCTAG
- the araD gene encoding L-arabinonate dehydratase, with protein sequence MSKKRKTPEELRSHRWYGVNDLRSFGHRSRTAQMGYSREEYAGKPVIAILNTWSEINPCHTHFKQRVEEVKRGIWQAGGFPIELPVQTLSEPFQKPTTMLYRNFLAMEAEETIRSYPADGVVLMGGCDKTTPALLMGAISMDLPTIFLPAGPMLNGNWNGVTLGSGSDTWKYWADLRAGKITEEDWKGVEGGIARSPGHCMTMGTASTMTSAAEALGFTLPGFASIPAPDSRHAQMSAKTGMRIVEMVWEDLKPSDIITRKSVDNAVTTCLALSGSTNAIVHMIALARRAGVDLTLAQYDEIARHTPVLANIRPTGKYLMEDFYYAGGLRAMLKELGDLIDGTQMTVNGKTLGENIADAEIYSEEVIYRRAKPLMPDTGLAVLRGNLAPDGAVIKPGAAEKHLHVHTGKAVVFKDYNDMAARIDSEDLDCDENSVIVLQHAGPVGAPGMPEWGQLPIPQKILQKGVRDMLRISDARMSGTSYGACVLHVAPESFIGGPLALVQDGDLIELNVPERRLNVLISDEEMARRKAAWVAPEPRFKRGYGAMYQMHVMQANNGCEFDFMQRDGVGGSCTSAGGEPEIH encoded by the coding sequence ATGAGCAAGAAGCGAAAGACCCCCGAAGAACTGCGCAGCCACCGCTGGTACGGCGTGAACGACCTGCGGTCGTTCGGCCATCGCTCGCGCACCGCGCAGATGGGCTACAGCCGCGAAGAGTACGCGGGCAAACCGGTGATCGCCATCCTCAATACGTGGAGCGAGATCAACCCTTGCCATACGCACTTCAAGCAGCGCGTGGAAGAGGTCAAGCGCGGCATCTGGCAAGCGGGCGGGTTCCCGATCGAGTTGCCGGTGCAAACGCTCTCCGAGCCGTTCCAGAAGCCCACCACGATGCTCTACCGCAACTTCCTCGCAATGGAAGCGGAAGAGACGATCCGCTCGTACCCGGCCGACGGCGTCGTGTTGATGGGCGGCTGCGACAAGACCACGCCCGCGCTGCTGATGGGCGCGATTTCGATGGATCTGCCCACGATCTTCCTGCCGGCGGGCCCGATGCTCAACGGCAACTGGAACGGCGTGACGCTCGGCTCGGGCTCGGACACCTGGAAGTACTGGGCCGACCTGCGCGCGGGCAAGATCACCGAAGAAGACTGGAAGGGCGTGGAAGGCGGCATCGCACGCTCGCCGGGCCACTGCATGACGATGGGCACGGCATCGACGATGACGAGCGCCGCTGAAGCGCTGGGCTTCACGCTGCCGGGCTTTGCCTCGATCCCCGCGCCGGACTCGCGCCATGCGCAGATGTCGGCGAAGACGGGCATGCGCATCGTCGAGATGGTGTGGGAAGACCTGAAGCCTTCGGACATCATCACGCGCAAGTCGGTCGATAACGCCGTGACCACGTGTCTCGCGCTTTCGGGTTCGACCAATGCGATCGTCCACATGATCGCGCTCGCGCGCCGCGCCGGCGTCGATCTCACGCTCGCGCAGTACGACGAAATCGCGCGCCATACGCCGGTGCTCGCGAACATCCGCCCGACCGGCAAGTACCTCATGGAGGACTTCTACTACGCTGGCGGCCTGCGCGCGATGCTCAAGGAACTCGGCGACCTGATCGACGGTACGCAGATGACCGTGAACGGCAAGACGCTCGGCGAGAACATTGCCGACGCGGAAATCTACAGCGAAGAGGTGATCTATCGCCGTGCGAAGCCGCTCATGCCGGATACGGGCCTCGCCGTGCTGCGCGGCAATCTCGCGCCGGACGGCGCCGTGATCAAGCCGGGCGCGGCGGAAAAACATCTGCACGTGCACACGGGCAAGGCCGTCGTGTTCAAGGACTACAACGACATGGCCGCGCGCATCGACAGCGAAGATCTCGACTGCGACGAGAACAGCGTGATCGTGCTCCAGCACGCGGGTCCGGTGGGGGCGCCTGGCATGCCCGAGTGGGGCCAGCTGCCGATTCCGCAAAAGATTCTGCAGAAGGGCGTGCGCGACATGTTGCGTATTTCCGACGCGCGCATGAGCGGCACGAGCTATGGCGCGTGCGTGCTGCACGTGGCGCCGGAATCGTTCATCGGCGGTCCGCTCGCACTCGTGCAGGACGGCGACCTGATCGAGCTGAACGTGCCGGAGCGCCGCCTGAACGTACTGATCTCCGACGAAGAGATGGCGCGCCGCAAGGCGGCGTGGGTGGCACCGGAACCGCGCTTCAAGCGCGGCTATGGCGCGATGTACCAGATGCACGTCATGCAGGCCAACAATGGCTGCGAATTCGACTTCATGCAGCGTGACGGCGTGGGCGGCTCGTGCACCAGCGCGGGCGGCGAACCCGAGATTCACTAA
- a CDS encoding porin, producing MKKTILASALGLAALGAHAQSSVTLYGIVDTGIGYQSSSAKLGSNAGGASVVKMVQGVWAGSRFGLKGSEDLGGGTRAIFQLEEGYNSATGAQSTTNLMFSRASWVGVANANYGTLTAGRQYAPYYTLLSPYSPTTWLTGAYGAHPGDIDSMDTIYRINNSLVYTSPNIAGLTVSGMYALGGVAGATGAGQSWSVAAQYLHGPAGIAVGFERLSNAANGGGPWDANSTANSAGEPGVSALTNGFQWAQTQQRLAVTAGYQFSSQWDISVAYSNVQYIPGVNSHFGDTQIWNTGGVVLHYKPITVLDLAAGFAYTRATKANGIQSSASYAQYNMSQYYTLSKRTGIYFVEAYQRAGGQTLGTPSATGASSIINATADIGDGQNSAPSSSRSQVAGAIGIVHRF from the coding sequence ATGAAAAAAACTATCCTCGCTTCCGCGCTTGGACTCGCCGCGTTGGGCGCACACGCGCAAAGCAGCGTCACGCTGTACGGTATCGTCGATACCGGTATTGGTTATCAGAGCAGTTCGGCCAAGCTGGGCAGCAATGCTGGCGGCGCTTCCGTCGTCAAGATGGTGCAGGGCGTGTGGGCCGGCTCGCGTTTCGGCTTGAAGGGCAGCGAAGATCTGGGCGGCGGCACGCGCGCGATCTTCCAGTTGGAAGAAGGCTACAACTCGGCAACCGGCGCGCAATCGACCACGAACCTGATGTTCAGCCGCGCCTCGTGGGTGGGCGTCGCGAACGCAAACTACGGCACGCTGACGGCCGGCCGCCAGTACGCTCCGTACTACACGCTGCTCTCGCCGTACAGCCCGACCACGTGGCTGACCGGTGCATATGGCGCGCACCCGGGCGATATCGACTCGATGGACACGATCTATCGCATCAACAACTCGCTGGTCTATACGTCGCCGAACATCGCGGGCCTGACCGTGAGCGGCATGTACGCGCTGGGCGGCGTAGCGGGCGCAACCGGTGCAGGCCAGTCGTGGAGCGTTGCCGCGCAGTATCTGCATGGTCCGGCAGGCATCGCAGTGGGCTTCGAGCGCCTGAGCAACGCGGCGAACGGCGGCGGCCCGTGGGATGCGAATTCGACGGCGAACAGCGCCGGCGAGCCGGGCGTTTCGGCGCTCACCAACGGCTTCCAGTGGGCGCAGACGCAACAGCGCCTCGCCGTGACGGCCGGCTACCAGTTCAGCTCGCAGTGGGACATCTCGGTGGCCTACTCGAACGTCCAGTACATTCCGGGTGTGAATTCGCACTTCGGCGACACGCAGATCTGGAATACGGGCGGCGTCGTGCTGCACTACAAGCCGATCACCGTGCTCGACCTCGCAGCTGGTTTCGCCTATACGCGCGCGACCAAGGCCAACGGCATCCAGAGCTCGGCTTCGTACGCACAGTACAACATGTCGCAGTACTACACGCTCTCGAAGCGTACGGGCATCTACTTCGTCGAAGCGTACCAGCGCGCGGGCGGCCAGACGCTGGGCACGCCTAGCGCGACCGGTGCGAGCAGCATCATCAACGCAACTGCCGACATCGGCGACGGCCAGAACAGCGCGCCGTCCTCGTCGCGCAGTCAGGTTGCGGGCGCGATCGGTATCGTTCATCGCTTCTAA